In the genome of Aspergillus flavus chromosome 8, complete sequence, one region contains:
- a CDS encoding CobW domain protein, giving the protein MTINSGPETLAFPVPNNINGAKGCRQLPVTLLSGFLGSGKTTLLEHILQSDHGFKIAVVVNDMSSLNIDATLIKNHHVSQTKENLIQLQNGCICCTLRGDLLEELARLTKQDDVQYVVIESTGISEPMQVAETFTAEFSAAMLEADVADEEGKKILNQIVELGGLHKLAKLDTTVTVIDAFNLLSNFDTAEFLSDRYGGEVIPEDERTISDLMVDQIEFADVIIINKVETVDEKTRERIRSILKLLNPDAKVLETSYSKVNVNEILDTGRFNFLKAASGAGWLRSLHEMTKRETGNGERLAPVPETIEYGINNFVYKARRPFHPRRLFSLIHDKFIVLQNVETQGDDEDEEEDNGNEAEDEEENEEDDDVEMEDFSQLDPQEILSNRRSHPVLRPILRSKGFFWLATRPYQFGEWSQAGGMLTIGCGGPWFAEVPDEAWPEDADVRKSIEDDFQGPWGDRRQEIVFIGEGIETGAITDLLNECLLNDREMKVWEGIMKKNRLSKEERQEKMMQTWEDGWEEWPSLEEEDEPEQEKGKHRISEHLGHGHSHNHNHSHRMGIKA; this is encoded by the exons GTTTCTG GGTAGTGGAAAGACAACGCTCCTGGAACATATTCTACAGTCAGACCATGGATTTAAGATTGCTGTCGTTGTTAATGACATGAGCAG TCTAAACATAGACGCAACCCTCATCAAAAACCACCACGTGTCCCAGACAAAGGAAAACCTCATTCAACTACAAAATGGATGTATCTGCTGCACATTACGCGGGGACTTGTTGGAAGAACTAGCCCGACTTACGAAGCAGGACGACGTGCAGTATGTCGTGATTGAGAGCACAGGGATTAGCGAGCCAATGCAGGTCGCAGAGACCTTCACGGCGGAGTTCAGCGCTGCGATGCTTGAGGCAGACGTTGCTGacgaagaggggaagaaaatcCTCAACCAGAT TGTCGAATTAGGAGGCCTGCATAAACTAGCCAAACTTGACACAACCGTTACCGTCATCGACGCCTTTAACCTTCTTTCCAATTTCGACACAGCGGAGTTTCTCTCTGATCGCTATGGCGGAGAGGTTATTCCTGAAGACGAAAGAACCATTTCTGATCTGATGGTGGATCAGATCGAATTCGCGGACGTAATTATCATCAACAAGGTCGAGACTGTTGACGAGAAAACTCGCGAGAGGATCAGGTCGATTTTAAAGCTCCTTAACCCAGACGCCAAGGTACTCGAAACAAGTTATTCAAAGGTCAATGTCAATGAGATATTGGACACGGGAAGATTCAACTTTCTCAAAGCGGCATCAGGTGCCGGGTGGTTGAGGAGTTTGCACGAAATGACCAAGAGGGAAACTGGCAATGGGGAAAGGCTGGCTCCTGTTCCTGAAACCATTGA GTACGGCATCAACAATTTCGTGTACAAAGCTCGACGCCCATTCCACCCGCGGCGACTTTTCAGTTTGATACATGACAAATTCATTGTCCTCCAAAATGTCGAAACACaaggcgatgatgaagatgaggaagaagataacGGAAATGAAGctgaggacgaggaagagaacgAGGAGGACGACGATGTCGAAATGGAGGACTTTTCCCAGCTAGATCCTCAGGAAATTCTTTCAAACAGACGCTCTCATCCTGTCCTCCGTCCCATTTTACGCTCTAAGGGCTTCTTCTGGCTTGCCACTCGCCCTTACCAATTTGGCGAATGGAGCCAAGCCGGTGGCATGCTCACCATTGGGTGTGGTGGACCTTGGTTCGCGGAGGTACCAGACGAGGCATGGCCGGAAGATGCAGATGTAAGAAAGTCCATTGAGGATGACTTTCAAGGGCCATGGGGAGATCGACGACAAGAAATCGTCTTCATTGGGGAAGGGATTGAAACGGGTGCTATTACGGACTTGCTAAACGAATGCTTGTTGAACGATCGGGAGATGAAAGTATGGGAGGGCAttatgaagaagaacagattATCTAAAGAAGAGAGGCAGGAAAAGATGATGCAGACTTGGGAAGATGGATGGGAGGAATGGCCttccttggaggaagaggatgagcctgagcaagaaaaaggaaagcatCGGATCAGTGAGCACTTAGGCCATGGACATTCTCATAATCATAACCACTCCCACAGAATGGGAATAAAAGCttag
- a CDS encoding putative cytochrome P450 monooxygenase (unnamed protein product), giving the protein MDLMLALITLSLVEGFLLQRTVFVDLTFRTVTLSSVGVNLVLLTIWNTLIYPYFVTPLRHLPTISGNLNNARIVFDDPRGRLPLEWMKTVPNEGLIHFRDIVNRSYLLATNHQALLDIMSTNTYDFEKPWRARDFLARIIGFGLILSEGSAHKKQRRALTPSFNVKNIRALYSLMWEKTGLLMDELEKQIKQNPMDGTNAQSGEGKIEMSVWASRLTLDIIGPAAMGRDFRSLHNPENKVADSFLAILEPTKEKMAFLAVNFALPQWFARRIPWRLNKVINDETGFLRDLCRDIVHEKRASITATKATAKELEADILGTMMLGGDFTDDELIDQMLTFLAAGHETTASAFTWACYLLTLYPDVQERLRTEIRERIPSGNHPITWSDLETLPLLNGVCQEVLRLYPTVPMTIREAVRDSVVAGKHIPKGTRILLCPYAINRSPEFWGNDGEEFRPERWIDTDKNGQLVTNNTGGASTNFAQITFLHGQRSCIGKDFARAELRCAVAGVVGRFRFEMQNPKQKIHIAGAVTTKPVEGMHLRMSRVDDW; this is encoded by the exons ATGGACTTGATGCTCGCCCTCATTACTCTTTCTCTCGTCGAAGGTTTCCTGCTGCAGCGCACAGTCTTCGTGGATCTCACCTTCCGTACTGTTACGCTGAGCTCCGTGGGAGTCAATCTTGTGCTTTTAACCATCTGGAACACCTTGATCTATCCTTATTTTGTCACTCCATTGCGCCATCTTCCAACAATCTCG GGCAATCTCAACAATGCCCGTATTGTTTTCGATGATCCCCGTGGCCGTCTGCCGTTGGAGTGGATGAAGACTGTTCCCAATGAAGGCCTAATCCACTTTCGCGATATCGTCAATCGTAGCTACCTATTGGCTACCAATCACCAGGCCTTGCTCGACATTATGAGCACCAACACCTACGATTTTGAAAAGCCCTGGCGGGCGCGCGACTTCCTCGCCCGTATTATAGGGTTCGGACTAATTCTGTCAGAGGGCAGTGCGCACAAAAAGCAGCGCCGCGCTTTGACCCCATCCTTCAATGTGAAGAACATCAGAGCACTATATTCATTGATGTGGGAGAAGACTGGGCTCTTGATGGATGAGCTGGAGAAACAGATAAAACAGAATCCGATGGATGGTACTAATGCGCAGAgcggggagggaaagatTGAGATGAGTGTCTGGGCAAG TCGGCTTACACTGGATATCATCGGGCCAGCCGCCATGGGTCGCGACTTTCGCTCCCTGCACAACCCTGAGAATAAAGTGGCTGACAGTTTCCTGGCTATCTTAGAACCGACCAAGGAGAAaatggccttcttggccgtCAATTTTGCTTTGCCACAATGGTTTGCACGTCGCATCCCCTGGCGCTTGAACAAAGTAATCAATGATGAGACCGGGTTTCTGCGCGATCTGTGTAGAGACATCGTTCATGAGAAGCGGGCTTCCATCACAGCTACAAAGGCGACGGCCAAGGAGCTTGAGGCCGACATTCTTGGTACCATGATGTTGGGCGGCGACTTCACAGACGACGAGTTGATCGACCAAATGCTAACCTTCTTAGCTGCTGGG CACGAAACCACCGCGAGTGCCTTCACCTGGGCCTGCTATCTTCTCACCCTTTATCCTGATGTCCAGGAGCGCCTTCGTACCGAGATCCGTGAGCGCATCCCATCCGGCAACCATCCTATCACCTGGAGCGACCTCGAGACTCTTCCGCTCCTCAACGGGGTGTGTCAGGAAGTCCTTCGTCTGTATCCTACTGTCCCCATGACTATACGTGAAGCTGTTCGGGACAGCGTGGTAGCTGGGAAACACATTCCCAAGGGGACCCGGATCCTTCTGTGCCCATACGCCATTAACCGCAGCCCAGAGTTCTGGGGCAATGACGGGGAAGAGTTTAGGCCCGAGCGGTGGATCGACACTGACAAGAATGGTCAGCTTGTTACTAATAATACCGGCGGAGCGTCGACAAATTTCGCACAGATTACTTTTCTCCACGGACAGCGCTCATGTATCGGAAAGGATTTCGCCCGGGCTGAATTGCGTTGTGCAGTCGCTGGTGTCGTTGGCCGTTTCCGGTTCGAGATGCAGAACCCTAAGCAGAAAATTCATATCGCAGGTGCTGTGACGACTAAGCCGGTGGAGGGGATGCATCTGAGGATGAGTAGGGTGGATGACTGGTGA